In one window of Rhodoglobus vestalii DNA:
- a CDS encoding histidine phosphatase family protein encodes MAHYLYLVRHGEQQDAEHGLPDGPLSGKGKRQAMAISERLGGVPFTRAFHSPLQRAAETAAIMTERMPALKSLPTTLLMDCIPSGPTPDMPSAFEPFFGSVTPEEIDAGQAQMEDAVADFLTPAREDRHDLLITHNFVIAWFVREVLGGEQWRWLGLNQANCGLTIIRVRSAKPPVLVAHNDLGHLPAELRTGLPEEQPY; translated from the coding sequence ATGGCTCACTACTTGTATCTCGTGCGTCACGGCGAACAGCAAGACGCCGAACATGGACTGCCCGATGGGCCCCTTTCGGGCAAGGGAAAACGGCAGGCAATGGCGATCTCGGAGCGGCTCGGAGGTGTTCCCTTTACGCGTGCTTTCCACTCGCCTCTGCAACGCGCGGCCGAAACCGCCGCCATAATGACCGAGCGGATGCCCGCCCTGAAATCGCTGCCGACCACTTTGCTCATGGACTGCATCCCCAGCGGCCCCACCCCCGACATGCCCTCTGCGTTCGAACCATTCTTTGGTTCGGTCACACCGGAGGAGATCGACGCCGGGCAAGCTCAGATGGAAGACGCTGTCGCTGACTTCCTCACCCCGGCACGCGAAGACCGCCACGACCTCCTCATTACCCACAACTTTGTGATCGCCTGGTTTGTCCGCGAAGTGCTCGGTGGTGAGCAGTGGCGGTGGCTAGGCCTCAACCAGGCCAATTGCGGGCTCACGATCATCCGTGTGCGAAGTGCCAAACCACCGGTGCTCGTGGCGCACAATGATCTCGGCCATCTTCCGGCGGAGCTCCGCACGGGACTTCCTGAAGAGCAGCCGTACTAG
- a CDS encoding M16 family metallopeptidase yields MNGVVILPLDLPELSFTATGDSLVRRTVLPSGVRILSEQVPGARSATVGYWVAAGSRDEMPGTFGATHFLEHLLFKGTPSRSALEIAVSFDAVGGEHNAMTAKEYTCYYAKVQDSDLPMAIEVIGDMLTSSVIDPTEFANERGVILEELAMADDDPTDVASERFFEAVFGEHPLGRPIGGSAETINAISRDSVLKHYSGNYRPQDLVITVAGAVDHDVLVTAVSGSLVSAGWDLGLAAAPVARRGSAAVATPGSTQGQRLQITHRPIEQANIIAGVEGLSATDERRATLTVLNSILGSGMSSRLFQEVREKRGLAYSVYSFAPSYSDSGIFGIYAGCSPAKSSQVAELVLEEFTRMGKTPVTAEEIGRAVGQLRGASALALEDSDSRMSRLGRSELTLGEFVDLDASIARISAVTADGIQELARELSARPLSIAAVGAVTQEMFSGLTLGSVAQS; encoded by the coding sequence ATGAACGGCGTTGTGATTCTTCCTCTTGACCTTCCTGAACTGTCGTTCACTGCAACCGGCGACAGTCTTGTTCGCCGAACCGTGCTCCCTAGCGGCGTGCGCATTCTGAGCGAACAGGTGCCCGGTGCACGCAGTGCAACCGTCGGCTATTGGGTTGCTGCCGGGTCGCGAGACGAGATGCCCGGCACCTTCGGCGCCACCCACTTCTTGGAACACCTGTTGTTTAAGGGAACCCCCTCACGCAGCGCGCTAGAAATTGCCGTCAGCTTCGATGCAGTCGGCGGTGAGCACAACGCGATGACCGCTAAGGAATACACCTGCTATTACGCCAAGGTGCAAGACAGTGACCTGCCAATGGCAATCGAAGTGATCGGCGACATGCTCACATCGAGCGTCATCGATCCCACAGAATTTGCCAACGAACGCGGGGTGATTTTAGAAGAACTCGCGATGGCCGACGACGATCCCACCGATGTCGCCAGTGAGCGCTTCTTCGAAGCAGTCTTTGGCGAGCATCCACTTGGCCGACCCATCGGAGGCAGCGCAGAAACGATTAACGCGATCTCGCGAGATTCGGTGCTGAAGCACTATAGCGGCAACTATCGGCCACAAGATCTTGTGATCACCGTCGCCGGTGCCGTCGACCACGATGTGCTCGTCACCGCCGTGTCGGGGAGCCTCGTCTCGGCAGGATGGGACCTCGGGCTTGCCGCAGCGCCCGTTGCACGCCGCGGCAGCGCTGCTGTCGCAACTCCTGGTTCTACCCAGGGCCAGCGCCTTCAGATCACCCATCGACCCATCGAACAAGCGAATATTATTGCTGGTGTCGAGGGGCTCTCTGCCACCGATGAGCGTCGGGCAACCCTTACTGTGCTCAATTCCATTTTGGGCAGTGGTATGTCATCACGGCTCTTTCAGGAAGTCCGCGAAAAGCGTGGCCTCGCCTACTCGGTGTATTCCTTCGCACCGAGTTACTCCGATTCAGGAATCTTTGGCATCTATGCCGGATGCTCGCCCGCAAAGTCGTCTCAGGTTGCAGAGCTGGTGCTCGAAGAGTTCACGAGAATGGGCAAAACTCCGGTGACAGCGGAAGAAATAGGTCGGGCTGTAGGCCAGCTCCGCGGAGCATCAGCGCTCGCGCTCGAGGACTCAGACTCGCGCATGTCGCGACTCGGTCGCAGCGAGTTGACGCTCGGCGAGTTTGTCGACCTCGACGCATCAATCGCGCGGATCTCCGCGGTCACTGCCGACGGCATCCAAGAACTTGCTCGGGAACTTTCCGCACGCCCGCTGTCGATTGCGGCAGTCGGCGCGGTCACCCAAGAGATGTTCTCCGGGCTCACTCTCGGCAGCGTTGCCCAGAGTTAG
- a CDS encoding TetR/AcrR family transcriptional regulator — MTVIETPDTVQRAPAKGRILDTANELFYQNGILTVGVDRIIAQSSVTKATFYKHYRSKDNLILEYVRSRRASVEAQVRSIIESAPSPDSALLGILESVAGKLTAQDFRGCPFLNVVAEFPHPTHPARLIIAEHRDWYHETLFDLMRGTGHPFPGEAADEIILAKDGALAGGYAGDTIAAGAALGRVVKRVLAESVNA; from the coding sequence GTGACGGTAATTGAGACACCAGACACCGTTCAGCGCGCTCCGGCCAAGGGGCGGATCCTCGACACCGCCAACGAACTTTTTTATCAGAACGGCATTCTCACTGTCGGAGTAGATCGCATCATCGCCCAGTCAAGCGTGACGAAAGCGACCTTCTACAAGCACTACCGCTCGAAAGACAATCTCATTCTTGAGTACGTGAGGAGCCGCAGAGCTTCCGTCGAAGCGCAAGTGCGCTCAATCATCGAAAGCGCGCCCTCCCCCGACTCTGCGCTCCTAGGAATCCTCGAGAGTGTCGCCGGAAAACTCACTGCGCAGGACTTTCGCGGATGCCCCTTCCTTAACGTTGTCGCGGAGTTCCCTCACCCCACGCATCCCGCACGCCTCATCATTGCTGAGCACCGCGACTGGTATCACGAGACGCTGTTCGACCTAATGCGTGGCACAGGCCACCCGTTCCCTGGTGAAGCAGCCGACGAAATCATACTCGCCAAAGACGGCGCACTGGCGGGCGGATATGCCGGTGACACCATCGCAGCGGGAGCTGCACTCGGGCGAGTGGTCAAGCGCGTGCTCGCCGAATCAGTCAACGCCTAG
- a CDS encoding aldo/keto reductase has protein sequence MTQIHPTRSLPGSRSVPVSPRSLSATRVVGSSELRVFPLALSGNGFGRTTDDPATTAILDTFAEGGGNFVDTADSYASGRSELMIGNWMRDRRNRDDLVIATKVGKSRENPGMHAGAIKRSVAASLARLDTAHIDLLYLHVDDESADFDETLMAVDELITEGKVRYFGGSDHTGNRLIQARIASGQIGVAPMTAIQTHYNLLHREEYETGVAHVAGILGLGVIPRFALASGFLSGKYRHRADLALSSRGQDNAQYLRRRGLKVVNMLDQVAGHHDASPAMIALAWLLNKPGVVAPVVSASTASQVPELLAAVGVQLTRHQAADLDRASSF, from the coding sequence ATGACGCAGATACACCCGACGAGATCGCTGCCGGGTTCACGAAGCGTGCCGGTAAGCCCCCGATCCCTCTCCGCCACTCGAGTCGTTGGCTCATCCGAGCTTCGCGTGTTTCCCCTCGCGCTCAGTGGCAACGGTTTTGGTCGGACCACAGACGATCCCGCGACCACCGCTATCCTCGACACCTTCGCTGAGGGTGGAGGCAATTTTGTCGACACCGCCGATTCGTACGCGTCGGGCCGCAGTGAGCTGATGATCGGTAACTGGATGCGTGACAGGCGCAACCGTGACGACCTGGTTATCGCCACCAAGGTCGGCAAGAGCCGCGAGAATCCTGGCATGCACGCGGGAGCAATCAAACGGTCCGTTGCGGCCTCGCTCGCGCGATTGGACACGGCGCACATTGACTTGCTCTACCTTCACGTCGATGACGAGAGCGCCGACTTTGATGAGACATTAATGGCTGTCGACGAGCTCATCACCGAAGGCAAAGTGCGCTATTTTGGCGGCTCCGATCACACCGGAAACCGCCTCATTCAAGCGAGGATCGCGTCTGGTCAGATCGGCGTGGCTCCTATGACTGCAATCCAGACGCACTACAACCTGCTTCATCGCGAAGAGTACGAAACTGGGGTTGCGCATGTGGCAGGGATTCTCGGTTTGGGCGTGATTCCACGGTTCGCACTTGCCAGTGGTTTTCTCAGCGGAAAGTATCGGCACCGTGCCGACTTGGCACTTAGCTCACGTGGGCAGGACAACGCTCAGTACCTTCGCCGTCGCGGTCTGAAGGTCGTGAATATGTTGGACCAGGTTGCCGGTCACCATGACGCGAGCCCGGCAATGATTGCGTTGGCGTGGCTACTCAACAAGCCAGGGGTTGTCGCGCCCGTGGTGAGTGCGAGCACAGCCTCTCAGGTGCCCGAACTATTGGCCGCGGTTGGCGTGCAACTAACGCGGCATCAGGCTGCTGATTTGGACCGCGCCTCAAGCTTCTAG
- a CDS encoding YbhB/YbcL family Raf kinase inhibitor-like protein yields the protein MVNDPNWKLPDVPSFVLESPDFSAGGTLPQWARSSIAHADGEDRSPTLHWHGFPSGTKSFVLTVFDPDAPTGSGWWHWAVLNIPASIESLAQNAGSSDAGLLPNGAISLPNDLRLETFQGAAPPAGHGEHRYVFTLSALTVELLDIPRGSTPAMLGFSMRDHVVARAQLTGLSSTPNDPAR from the coding sequence ATCGTGAACGATCCCAATTGGAAGCTTCCAGACGTGCCCTCATTTGTTCTTGAGAGCCCCGATTTTTCTGCGGGAGGCACGCTCCCGCAGTGGGCACGATCCTCGATCGCACACGCGGACGGTGAAGACCGCTCCCCCACACTTCACTGGCACGGGTTCCCCTCGGGCACGAAAAGCTTTGTGCTCACGGTGTTTGATCCGGATGCCCCGACCGGCAGCGGCTGGTGGCACTGGGCTGTGCTCAATATTCCTGCATCGATTGAGTCACTGGCGCAGAACGCCGGAAGTTCGGATGCCGGGCTCCTGCCGAATGGTGCGATCTCCCTGCCCAACGACTTACGGCTTGAGACTTTTCAGGGTGCAGCTCCTCCTGCCGGCCACGGTGAGCACCGGTACGTTTTCACACTCAGCGCTCTCACGGTCGAACTCCTCGATATTCCCCGCGGAAGCACCCCCGCTATGCTCGGATTCTCGATGCGCGACCACGTCGTTGCCCGGGCTCAGCTGACCGGCCTATCAAGCACCCCCAACGATCCCGCGCGCTAA
- a CDS encoding polyribonucleotide nucleotidyltransferase, translating into MEGPEITFAEAVLDNGKFGKRTVRFETGRLAQQAQGAVAAYLDEETMILSATSAGKHPREGFDFFPLTVDVEERSYAAGKIPGSFFRREGRPSTEAILVCRLIDRPMRPTFVEGLRNEVQIVITVLSIAPDEFYDALSINAASLSTQISGLPFYGPVAGIRLALIGDQWVAFPKHSQLADAVFDLTVAGRMVTNDKGEEDIAIMMVEAEATENSWELIKAGATKPDEAVVAQGLEASKPFLKQLVKAQLEVANKAAKPVAEFTLFPPYSDQAYNAVSEIAEAELRDVYKIVDKIERQTADDELKARVKAEVQSKVDAEELGADVLGMVGGAYKAVSKKVMRARVLTEGIRIDGRGLSDIRALDAEVEVIPRVHGSAIFQRGETQILGVTTLNMLKMEQQIDSLAPVTKKRYMHHYNFPPYSTGETGRVGSPKRREIGHGFLAERAIAPVLPPREEFPYAIRQVSEALGSNGSTSMGAVCASTLSLLNAGVPLRAPVAGIAMGLISDEVNGETRYAALTDILGAEDALGDMDFKVAGTSEFVTAIQLDTKLAGLPSSVLDGALKQAKEARTAILSVLNAAIDAPDEMAPTAPRVISVQIPIDKIGELIGPKGKNINQIQDDTGADISIEDDGTVYIGAVDGPSAEAARAAVNAIANPLNPEVGERFLGTVVKIATFGAFVSLTPGKDGLLHISEVRKLAGGKRVENVEDVLAVGQKIQVEITKIDDRGKLSLAPVTDESDAEAAAPADES; encoded by the coding sequence ATGGAGGGTCCAGAAATCACATTCGCCGAAGCCGTTCTCGATAACGGCAAGTTCGGCAAGCGCACCGTGCGCTTCGAAACCGGTCGACTCGCTCAGCAGGCACAGGGTGCCGTTGCTGCGTACCTCGACGAAGAAACTATGATCTTGAGTGCCACCAGCGCGGGCAAGCACCCGCGTGAAGGCTTCGACTTCTTCCCCCTCACCGTGGATGTCGAAGAGCGTTCCTACGCCGCAGGCAAGATTCCCGGCAGCTTCTTCCGTCGCGAGGGTCGCCCCTCGACGGAAGCGATTCTCGTCTGCCGCCTCATTGACCGCCCGATGCGCCCGACCTTCGTTGAGGGTCTTCGCAACGAAGTTCAGATCGTCATCACTGTTCTGAGCATCGCCCCTGACGAGTTCTACGACGCGCTGTCGATTAACGCTGCTTCTCTCAGCACCCAGATCTCGGGTCTTCCGTTCTACGGTCCCGTTGCCGGCATCCGTCTGGCTCTGATCGGCGACCAGTGGGTTGCCTTCCCGAAGCACAGCCAGCTTGCTGACGCTGTATTCGACCTCACTGTTGCTGGCCGCATGGTCACAAACGACAAGGGCGAAGAAGACATTGCCATCATGATGGTTGAGGCTGAAGCTACGGAGAACAGCTGGGAGCTCATCAAGGCCGGCGCAACTAAGCCCGACGAGGCTGTTGTCGCTCAGGGTCTTGAAGCATCTAAGCCGTTCCTCAAGCAGCTTGTTAAGGCTCAGCTCGAGGTTGCCAACAAGGCGGCAAAGCCTGTTGCCGAGTTCACGCTCTTCCCGCCGTACTCCGATCAGGCCTACAACGCAGTCAGCGAAATCGCGGAGGCAGAGCTTCGCGACGTGTACAAGATTGTGGACAAGATCGAGCGCCAGACCGCAGACGATGAGCTCAAGGCCCGGGTCAAGGCTGAGGTTCAGTCGAAGGTTGATGCTGAAGAGCTCGGCGCAGACGTTCTCGGCATGGTCGGTGGCGCCTACAAGGCCGTCAGTAAGAAGGTTATGCGCGCCCGCGTACTCACCGAGGGAATCCGCATTGATGGCCGTGGCTTGAGCGACATTCGTGCGCTCGATGCTGAGGTCGAGGTCATTCCTCGTGTTCACGGTTCGGCAATCTTCCAGCGCGGCGAAACCCAGATCTTGGGTGTCACCACGTTGAACATGCTCAAGATGGAGCAGCAGATTGACTCACTGGCGCCAGTGACCAAGAAGCGCTACATGCACCACTACAACTTCCCGCCATACTCCACCGGTGAGACAGGCCGCGTTGGCAGCCCGAAGCGTCGTGAAATCGGTCACGGTTTCCTAGCCGAGCGTGCCATCGCACCCGTGCTTCCTCCCAGGGAAGAGTTCCCTTACGCGATCCGCCAGGTTTCCGAAGCTCTCGGTTCCAACGGTTCAACCTCAATGGGTGCCGTCTGCGCTTCGACCCTGTCGCTGCTCAATGCTGGTGTGCCGCTGCGCGCGCCCGTTGCGGGTATTGCCATGGGCCTGATTTCGGATGAGGTCAACGGAGAGACGCGATACGCGGCGCTCACCGACATCCTTGGTGCTGAAGATGCACTCGGCGACATGGACTTCAAGGTTGCTGGTACGAGTGAGTTCGTTACCGCCATTCAGCTTGACACCAAGCTCGCCGGTCTGCCTTCGTCGGTTCTCGACGGTGCACTCAAGCAGGCGAAGGAAGCGCGTACCGCGATCCTCTCGGTGCTCAACGCGGCAATTGATGCTCCCGACGAGATGGCTCCTACGGCTCCTCGCGTGATCTCGGTTCAGATTCCGATTGACAAGATCGGCGAGTTGATTGGCCCGAAGGGCAAGAACATCAACCAGATCCAGGATGACACCGGAGCAGACATCTCGATTGAGGATGACGGAACCGTCTACATCGGCGCTGTCGATGGTCCTTCTGCCGAGGCGGCACGCGCGGCGGTTAACGCCATCGCGAACCCGCTCAACCCTGAGGTTGGCGAACGCTTCTTGGGTACGGTCGTCAAGATCGCTACCTTCGGCGCCTTCGTTTCGCTCACCCCCGGCAAAGACGGCCTGCTGCACATCTCTGAGGTTCGCAAGCTTGCCGGCGGCAAGCGTGTCGAGAACGTCGAAGACGTTCTCGCTGTCGGGCAAAAAATCCAGGTCGAAATTACCAAGATCGATGACCGTGGAAAGCTGTCGCTCGCACCGGTCACCGATGAATCTGACGCGGAAGCAGCGGCCCCCGCTGACGAAAGCTAG
- a CDS encoding DUF5302 domain-containing protein has translation MKTSDSSSSASEENKRKFREALDRKQNKEQDRPGQLDAESAIQGTHERADHKRDFRRKTG, from the coding sequence ATGAAAACGTCAGATTCGTCCTCCTCAGCCAGTGAAGAAAACAAACGCAAATTTCGTGAGGCCTTGGACCGTAAACAGAACAAAGAACAAGACCGCCCTGGACAGCTTGACGCCGAATCGGCAATTCAGGGCACTCACGAACGCGCTGACCACAAGCGTGACTTCCGTCGGAAGACCGGGTAA
- a CDS encoding anti-sigma factor, translated as MRHVDPDILALLALGEEAAVPEDSAHLSECDQCRREVELLSRAALVGRSTFDAGDLLDPPARVWSRITDELSFSSESVILSEAAPEVTVSFADHSIDALAEKRAVKSSNSEQSFPAVAAPIVESGNVHSLEKRRRPWVGALAAAASLALVAATGSAIWLGLQPADQPTVLASATLDAFPNWSESTGEAKLERRADGTRIVEVSFSAPPTEGGFREVWLITSDATALVSLGIVEGMSGQFTVPDGLDVDNYNLVDISEEQFDGNPAHSGDSIVRGQLTVGV; from the coding sequence ATGCGACACGTTGATCCCGATATTCTGGCGCTGCTCGCCCTGGGTGAGGAAGCTGCAGTTCCCGAAGACAGCGCGCACTTGTCCGAGTGCGATCAGTGTCGACGGGAAGTCGAACTGCTCTCACGCGCCGCCCTCGTTGGCCGTTCCACTTTTGATGCCGGCGACCTCCTTGACCCTCCCGCACGTGTGTGGTCCCGGATCACCGACGAGTTGTCGTTCAGTTCAGAGAGCGTGATCCTCTCCGAAGCCGCACCCGAAGTTACTGTCTCATTTGCCGACCATTCAATCGACGCTCTCGCAGAGAAGCGGGCAGTAAAGTCCTCGAACTCAGAGCAATCTTTCCCCGCCGTCGCCGCACCGATTGTCGAATCGGGCAACGTCCACTCGCTTGAGAAGCGTCGTCGTCCGTGGGTGGGAGCACTCGCGGCAGCGGCGTCGCTCGCTCTCGTTGCAGCCACCGGTTCAGCGATCTGGCTCGGACTCCAACCCGCCGATCAGCCAACAGTTCTTGCGAGCGCAACGCTTGACGCATTCCCCAACTGGTCAGAGTCAACCGGCGAGGCCAAGCTTGAAAGACGGGCCGACGGCACTCGCATTGTTGAGGTCAGTTTCTCGGCACCGCCCACCGAGGGCGGTTTTCGTGAAGTGTGGCTGATCACCTCGGATGCCACAGCTCTTGTCAGTCTCGGGATCGTCGAGGGCATGTCAGGTCAGTTCACCGTTCCCGATGGTCTCGACGTAGATAACTACAACCTTGTCGATATCTCCGAAGAGCAGTTTGACGGAAATCCTGCGCACTCCGGTGATTCAATTGTTCGCGGCCAGCTGACCGTCGGCGTTTAG
- a CDS encoding RNA polymerase sigma factor, which translates to MTDEEVAEEARMTQAFVQGDESALSQVYGRWSSLVFTLAVRSLGDRGDAEDVTQKVFVSAWTGRSSFKPERSSLSAWLVGITKNKIADTHEARARVRRLQEQLAATTSRGEPVVEDFDLADTLMVADEIARLEPDAQAIMRLAFFDDLTHNQIADRLELPLGTVKSHIRRSLQRMRTRLEATYATR; encoded by the coding sequence ATGACTGACGAGGAAGTCGCTGAAGAAGCCCGCATGACGCAGGCCTTCGTCCAAGGTGACGAGTCGGCTCTCTCACAGGTGTATGGCCGCTGGTCTTCGCTGGTATTCACCCTTGCGGTGCGTTCACTCGGCGACCGCGGAGACGCCGAAGATGTCACTCAAAAAGTTTTTGTGTCTGCCTGGACGGGGCGGTCAAGCTTCAAGCCCGAGCGATCAAGCCTCTCGGCGTGGCTGGTGGGAATCACCAAGAACAAAATTGCCGATACCCACGAGGCTCGGGCCCGTGTGCGTCGGTTGCAGGAACAACTCGCCGCAACCACCTCGCGGGGCGAACCGGTCGTGGAAGACTTCGACTTGGCCGACACTTTGATGGTCGCCGACGAAATTGCTCGCCTTGAGCCGGATGCCCAAGCTATTATGCGTTTGGCATTTTTTGACGATCTCACACACAACCAAATAGCCGACCGCCTCGAACTACCTTTAGGCACGGTGAAGAGCCATATCCGGCGCAGTCTGCAGCGGATGCGAACACGATTGGAGGCGACCTATGCGACACGTTGA
- a CDS encoding class F sortase has protein sequence MTARILALAAMALLLVGCTATSNQSIAPDAVPAPRPTAEVNIPRQSAALQPVVQVPAPVRIQIPSVSVDIQIAPVGVEASGYMEIPENITIAGWYRYGPSPSSDTGSTVITAHVDDFVQGLGPFASLSSMPASAEIIVTTDDGVDHRYILESVQNIQKEQVPLDQVFDRDGAPRIVLITCGGQFDENVRQYSDNVVAIANPL, from the coding sequence ATGACCGCGAGAATCCTAGCCCTCGCGGCCATGGCGCTTCTCCTTGTTGGCTGTACAGCAACATCAAATCAGAGCATTGCCCCCGATGCGGTACCAGCCCCGCGGCCTACCGCTGAGGTGAACATTCCCCGTCAGTCGGCCGCACTTCAGCCGGTCGTTCAGGTCCCCGCTCCGGTACGGATCCAGATTCCGTCGGTCTCGGTCGATATCCAGATCGCTCCGGTCGGAGTTGAAGCCAGCGGCTACATGGAAATCCCGGAAAACATCACGATCGCAGGGTGGTACCGCTACGGACCATCGCCCAGTAGCGATACGGGCTCGACGGTGATAACCGCTCACGTCGATGATTTTGTGCAGGGTCTTGGTCCCTTTGCTTCCCTATCATCGATGCCGGCCAGCGCAGAAATTATTGTCACCACTGACGACGGCGTCGATCACCGCTATATTCTTGAGTCGGTGCAAAATATTCAGAAAGAACAGGTCCCGCTCGATCAAGTGTTCGATCGGGATGGCGCACCAAGAATTGTTCTCATTACCTGTGGCGGACAATTCGATGAGAACGTGCGGCAGTACTCAGACAATGTTGTCGCGATAGCCAACCCGCTGTGA
- a CDS encoding DUF4397 domain-containing protein, protein MRNKLIAGVAAGAIAALGVALPANAISDTSADLYVLHAVPDTIVDVYVDGDLTLDDFEPGTLTDPLDLPAGDYVVAITASDAASADDAIIGPITLTLEANTSYTAVAHLDADGAATASLFTNDLSTTAAGEGRLTVRHTAAAPAVDVLANGAVAFENLSNPDEVKADLAVGTISATVAANGTTDPVIGPADVTIAEGVNTIVYAWGSLEDDNLDLAVQTIGGLHSNPGGVDAGTAGLAADSNNGALIGGLGALAALLALAGFAATRLTGARASK, encoded by the coding sequence GTGCGAAACAAACTTATTGCCGGCGTAGCCGCCGGAGCGATCGCCGCATTAGGCGTCGCGCTACCAGCAAACGCAATCTCAGACACGAGTGCCGACCTTTATGTTCTGCACGCAGTGCCCGATACTATCGTCGACGTTTACGTGGACGGTGACCTCACGCTCGATGACTTCGAGCCCGGAACACTGACTGATCCCCTAGATCTTCCAGCCGGTGACTATGTTGTAGCGATCACAGCGTCCGATGCCGCCAGTGCTGACGACGCCATAATTGGCCCGATCACCCTCACCCTTGAGGCCAACACAAGCTACACCGCTGTTGCCCACCTCGATGCTGATGGTGCAGCCACAGCGAGCCTGTTCACGAACGACCTGAGCACGACTGCTGCCGGTGAAGGCCGCCTGACCGTTCGTCACACCGCAGCGGCCCCCGCCGTTGACGTGCTCGCAAACGGTGCTGTGGCCTTCGAGAACCTCAGCAACCCCGATGAAGTTAAAGCCGACCTCGCGGTCGGAACCATCTCGGCTACGGTCGCAGCAAACGGAACCACCGATCCAGTCATCGGCCCGGCAGATGTAACTATCGCTGAAGGCGTCAACACCATCGTGTATGCCTGGGGCAGCCTAGAGGACGACAACCTCGACCTCGCCGTGCAGACCATTGGTGGTCTTCACTCGAACCCCGGTGGAGTAGATGCCGGAACCGCCGGTCTCGCCGCTGACAGCAACAACGGTGCACTCATCGGTGGCTTGGGTGCCCTCGCAGCACTTCTTGCCCTCGCAGGATTCGCCGCGACACGCCTCACCGGCGCTCGCGCATCAAAGTAG
- a CDS encoding benzoate/H(+) symporter BenE family transporter: MTTTIFQLLSTGVIAGIAGFATSFTLVVAGLRAVGASDVQAASGLLILTVLMGLATIGLAWRYRMPITIAWSTPGAALLIVAGQGDGQFRAAVGAFLVCAALIAVCGLVPVVGRLVTRVPQPIASAMLAGILFPICVAPITASIEYPWLGLPMVVVWLLLLRVAPRWAVPGALLAAVAAIAVTSGGIVVAESTVVPQLSAVAPVFDPLLIVSLGIPLFIVTMAGQNVPGFTVMRTYGYVVPPGSALTVTGIASTVSAFFGGHALNLAAITAALTASEEAHEDHSKRWIASVSAGVTYVVIGLGAGFATALVTVAPPIVVVAIAGLAVMGALIASIRLALEAPEHRIAAIATFLVASSGITVVGIGSAFWALVVGAVVMVWLGWRPPIGRSRKHVEPLAEHSEK; encoded by the coding sequence GTGACGACCACCATCTTTCAGCTCCTCTCTACCGGCGTCATTGCGGGCATCGCGGGCTTTGCAACGTCCTTTACGTTGGTGGTCGCAGGCCTGCGGGCTGTCGGTGCCAGTGACGTGCAGGCGGCCTCTGGCCTTCTGATTCTGACGGTTCTGATGGGACTCGCAACTATTGGGCTTGCTTGGCGTTACCGCATGCCGATCACTATTGCCTGGTCAACGCCGGGAGCCGCTCTGCTGATCGTCGCGGGCCAGGGGGATGGCCAGTTTCGTGCCGCGGTTGGCGCGTTTCTTGTGTGTGCGGCACTGATTGCTGTCTGTGGTCTTGTGCCCGTGGTGGGGAGGCTCGTCACGCGAGTCCCGCAGCCGATTGCCAGTGCGATGCTCGCGGGCATCCTGTTTCCGATCTGTGTTGCCCCCATCACCGCCTCGATTGAGTATCCGTGGTTGGGGTTGCCGATGGTGGTTGTCTGGCTGCTGTTGCTGAGGGTTGCTCCGCGCTGGGCGGTTCCCGGTGCGCTGCTTGCTGCCGTCGCCGCAATCGCCGTCACCTCGGGGGGAATCGTTGTGGCGGAATCGACGGTTGTGCCCCAACTTAGTGCGGTCGCACCCGTTTTTGATCCCCTTCTGATTGTTAGTCTCGGCATTCCACTGTTCATCGTGACCATGGCGGGTCAGAACGTACCCGGCTTCACCGTAATGCGCACCTATGGTTATGTGGTGCCCCCGGGCTCCGCTCTGACGGTCACAGGGATAGCGTCGACCGTGAGCGCATTTTTCGGTGGTCACGCGCTTAATCTGGCCGCAATCACGGCGGCATTGACCGCAAGCGAGGAAGCGCATGAAGATCACAGCAAACGCTGGATTGCCTCGGTCTCCGCCGGCGTCACCTATGTTGTCATTGGTCTCGGGGCGGGCTTCGCGACAGCACTGGTGACAGTCGCGCCTCCCATCGTCGTGGTGGCGATTGCGGGGCTCGCAGTGATGGGCGCACTAATCGCCTCAATTCGATTGGCGCTTGAGGCTCCCGAACACCGAATAGCCGCGATCGCAACCTTTTTGGTCGCGAGCTCGGGAATCACGGTCGTCGGAATTGGGTCTGCATTCTGGGCGCTCGTCGTCGGCGCTGTCGTCATGGTGTGGCTTGGTTGGCGTCCCCCAATTGGACGTTCGAGGAAGCACGTCGAACCTCTTGCCGAGCACTCAGAAAAATAA